A single region of the Oncorhynchus kisutch isolate 150728-3 linkage group LG30, Okis_V2, whole genome shotgun sequence genome encodes:
- the LOC109874564 gene encoding uncharacterized protein LOC109874564 isoform X1, producing MFSEAPLMSNKGRDGEEFEELARPEPPPQKPVHRPGKEMYTQERRRTLQERTMPSQQEPPVRQQVPKMMPREPSLPARSMSLRKAMSLQNLSQIETPWEGVTLNRCLFIAITILLFSTVFQKLHETIKGGRGVEEEEYDIALTVRRSALRHKVQPQEVVVQTYKILSRLSGLRNLIPDMPKTSLYEVLFWWLPDIDDDNEEEADEEETKQGRVKKRVRERSLKGLRGNGTPERKLVKGREGKTKDKRAKRERDEETKGKTKGKQAKLGDVEKMDEEIKGEDEVKPKKLQKVMKSKASKS from the exons ATGTTTTCTGAGGCACCCCTCATGTCGAACAAG ggcagggatggagaagagtTTGAGGAGTTAGCCAGACCAGAACCTCCACCACAGAAGCCTGTCCACAGACCAGGTAAAG AAATGTACACTCAGGAGAGAAGGCGGACCCTCCAGGAGAGGACAATGCCTTCTCAACAGGAACCTCCAGTTAGGCAGCAAGTCCCGAAGATGATGCCCAGAGAACCCAGTCTCCCTGCCAGAAGCA TGTCTCTGCGAAAAGCTATGTCTCTCCAGAACTTGAGCCAGATAGAGACACCCTGGGAAGGGGTCACCCTCAACCGCTGTCTGTTCATAGCCATCACCATCCTGCTGTTCAGCACTGTCTTTCAGAAACTACACG AAACCATAAAAGGTGGACGgggtgtggaggaagaggagtaTGACATTGCACTGACTGTGAGGCGCTCTGCGCTGAGACACAAAGTCCAACCACAGGAGGTAGTGGTACAGACATACAAAATACTCTCCCGTCTCTCTGGGCTCAGAAACCTCATTCCCGACATG cCAAAGACATCTCTGTATGAGGTGCTCTTCTGGTGGTTACCTGACATTGATGACGATAATGAAGAAGAAGCTGATGAAGAGGAAACCAAACAAGGTCGAGTGAAGAAAAGGGTTCGAGAGAGGTCGCTGAAGGGCCTGAGAGGCAATGGAACACCAGAGAGAAAACTTGTAAAAGGCAGAGAGGGGAAGACAAAAGATAAGAGggccaagagagagagggatgaagaaacTAAGGGAaagacaaagggaaaacaggccAAGCTGGGAGATGTGGAAAAAATGGATGAGGAAATAAAAGGGGAAGATGAGGTAAAACCCAAGAAGCTACAAAAGGTTATGAAATCAAAAGCCAGCAAATCTTAA
- the LOC109874564 gene encoding uncharacterized protein LOC109874564 isoform X2, giving the protein MFSEAPLMSNKGRDGEEFEELARPEPPPQKPVHRPEMYTQERRRTLQERTMPSQQEPPVRQQVPKMMPREPSLPARSMSLRKAMSLQNLSQIETPWEGVTLNRCLFIAITILLFSTVFQKLHETIKGGRGVEEEEYDIALTVRRSALRHKVQPQEVVVQTYKILSRLSGLRNLIPDMPKTSLYEVLFWWLPDIDDDNEEEADEEETKQGRVKKRVRERSLKGLRGNGTPERKLVKGREGKTKDKRAKRERDEETKGKTKGKQAKLGDVEKMDEEIKGEDEVKPKKLQKVMKSKASKS; this is encoded by the exons ATGTTTTCTGAGGCACCCCTCATGTCGAACAAG ggcagggatggagaagagtTTGAGGAGTTAGCCAGACCAGAACCTCCACCACAGAAGCCTGTCCACAGACCAG AAATGTACACTCAGGAGAGAAGGCGGACCCTCCAGGAGAGGACAATGCCTTCTCAACAGGAACCTCCAGTTAGGCAGCAAGTCCCGAAGATGATGCCCAGAGAACCCAGTCTCCCTGCCAGAAGCA TGTCTCTGCGAAAAGCTATGTCTCTCCAGAACTTGAGCCAGATAGAGACACCCTGGGAAGGGGTCACCCTCAACCGCTGTCTGTTCATAGCCATCACCATCCTGCTGTTCAGCACTGTCTTTCAGAAACTACACG AAACCATAAAAGGTGGACGgggtgtggaggaagaggagtaTGACATTGCACTGACTGTGAGGCGCTCTGCGCTGAGACACAAAGTCCAACCACAGGAGGTAGTGGTACAGACATACAAAATACTCTCCCGTCTCTCTGGGCTCAGAAACCTCATTCCCGACATG cCAAAGACATCTCTGTATGAGGTGCTCTTCTGGTGGTTACCTGACATTGATGACGATAATGAAGAAGAAGCTGATGAAGAGGAAACCAAACAAGGTCGAGTGAAGAAAAGGGTTCGAGAGAGGTCGCTGAAGGGCCTGAGAGGCAATGGAACACCAGAGAGAAAACTTGTAAAAGGCAGAGAGGGGAAGACAAAAGATAAGAGggccaagagagagagggatgaagaaacTAAGGGAaagacaaagggaaaacaggccAAGCTGGGAGATGTGGAAAAAATGGATGAGGAAATAAAAGGGGAAGATGAGGTAAAACCCAAGAAGCTACAAAAGGTTATGAAATCAAAAGCCAGCAAATCTTAA
- the LOC109874564 gene encoding uncharacterized protein LOC109874564 isoform X3, translating into MFSEAPLMSNKGRDGEEFEELARPEPPPQKPVHRPGKEMYTQERRRTLQERTMPSQQEPPVRQQVPKMMPREPSLPARSMSLRKAMSLQNLSQIETPWEGVTLNRCLFIAITILLFSTVFQKLHETIKGGRGVEEEEYDIALTVRRSALRHKVQPQEPKTSLYEVLFWWLPDIDDDNEEEADEEETKQGRVKKRVRERSLKGLRGNGTPERKLVKGREGKTKDKRAKRERDEETKGKTKGKQAKLGDVEKMDEEIKGEDEVKPKKLQKVMKSKASKS; encoded by the exons ATGTTTTCTGAGGCACCCCTCATGTCGAACAAG ggcagggatggagaagagtTTGAGGAGTTAGCCAGACCAGAACCTCCACCACAGAAGCCTGTCCACAGACCAGGTAAAG AAATGTACACTCAGGAGAGAAGGCGGACCCTCCAGGAGAGGACAATGCCTTCTCAACAGGAACCTCCAGTTAGGCAGCAAGTCCCGAAGATGATGCCCAGAGAACCCAGTCTCCCTGCCAGAAGCA TGTCTCTGCGAAAAGCTATGTCTCTCCAGAACTTGAGCCAGATAGAGACACCCTGGGAAGGGGTCACCCTCAACCGCTGTCTGTTCATAGCCATCACCATCCTGCTGTTCAGCACTGTCTTTCAGAAACTACACG AAACCATAAAAGGTGGACGgggtgtggaggaagaggagtaTGACATTGCACTGACTGTGAGGCGCTCTGCGCTGAGACACAAAGTCCAACCACAGGAG cCAAAGACATCTCTGTATGAGGTGCTCTTCTGGTGGTTACCTGACATTGATGACGATAATGAAGAAGAAGCTGATGAAGAGGAAACCAAACAAGGTCGAGTGAAGAAAAGGGTTCGAGAGAGGTCGCTGAAGGGCCTGAGAGGCAATGGAACACCAGAGAGAAAACTTGTAAAAGGCAGAGAGGGGAAGACAAAAGATAAGAGggccaagagagagagggatgaagaaacTAAGGGAaagacaaagggaaaacaggccAAGCTGGGAGATGTGGAAAAAATGGATGAGGAAATAAAAGGGGAAGATGAGGTAAAACCCAAGAAGCTACAAAAGGTTATGAAATCAAAAGCCAGCAAATCTTAA